A window of Candidatus Nanoarchaeia archaeon genomic DNA:
CCAGCCGAAAAAAAGGCTTAGTCCTCAGCTCAACCCATCCCCCTCCCTTCGGCATATACCCCCTCCGTATTCCTGAAACACTGATATCGCCGTAGGTTCGCAGATGAGGCGCAAACACCTGATTAAAATAGTCCACAGGCATGCTGAACGGAACATCAGTTCCTCCTTGGATCCGAAACCGTGTTCTCTTTCCGAAGAGCGATGGAATCAGGACAGCCTGCAGCAGCAGTGTGATGCTTCCGGCAGTTCCGATATCAATTGAGATATTTCCTCCTCTCAGCTCCTTAGGGATAAAAGTGATTCCAAGAGATCCAGGGTTAGCTCCCTCAACCTGTGCAGAGCTCAGCTTCTGGCTAGCAGCTATGGCTGCCAGATGCTGCGGCTTGAGGCCAGGCTTAGGCCTGTTCTTCCTGATGTCCTCCATGTGAAACGCTGTTTTGGTGAGCACAGACAGGGCAAGGGAAGTTCTCAGTATCTGGCCCCCTCCTTCAGCTCCGTTGATAAGCAGCATCCGGAAAAGTGAGCCGAAGAGATATAAAAAGTTATGCCACAAAGCTGCTTGCAGGTAGAAATTCAGCTCCATCCAAAAACCTCCTTTCAGTCGGGCTGCCAATGAAAATACTCAGGTATTTTCAAGCGCTCCTTCGGAGCGCATCGGCTCGCCTGAGCTTTCCAAGGTGCAAAGCTGGCATCCCCGTAGGGACCCCCCCCTGTCAGCTGCTCAGGGATTTGCAAAGAGGCTCGCAAAAATGATGGCAGCCTTCATTTTTTGGATGGAGCTCCGTAATTCGCAACGCTTTTAAATGCGGCATTCCATCCCTCTCCTATGGATCGGGAAACAAGGCAGCATGTCATCTATGGAAGCGTATTCGCCGTAAGCATAATCCTTATCGTCTCTTTTTTCACGATTCAGATCAATGGGCTCAGGACCCAGCTCAATGAAGGGCTGTCAAGCCTTACAGCGAAGCTCGAGAGCTCTCTATCAAAAGAAGCCTCCTTGAGAGAGCAGTCCGACGCCAAAGCGGCCAAGGACATAGAGGATCTCTCCAAATCCCTTGCCCAGAAAGAGAGCCAGATCAGCACCTTGTCAGGCGACCTTTCTTCTCTCCGGATAGAGAGCCAGCAGCAGTTCACCTCCCTGGAGGAGAACATCAAGTCAGTCAAGATAGAGAACCAGGACTTTTCAGCAATCATCGATGATGTCGTGCAGGGAGTTGTCGGAATCCGCACAGACTCCAAGCAGGGCTCTGGCTTTATTGCGGACAGCGAGGGCTACATTATCACCAATTATCATGTGATTGAGGGAGCAAGGGCTGCTGCAGTGCTTACCCATGATGGGGAAAACCATAGGGTGCGGCTCGTTGATTTCAATCCGGATGCAGATATTGCTGTCCTGAAAATAGATGGCAGCTTTGCGTCTCTGGGCTTTACAGATTCCGACGAGGTTGAGATCGGCCAAAAGGTGATTGCAGTTGGCTCTCCAGGCGGCCTTGACTTTACAGTCACGCAAGGCATCATCAGCGCCAAGAGGCAGAATGACGGAAACAGCTACATCCAGATTGATGTTCCGATAAATCCAGGAAACTCTGGCGGGGCTCTGGTCACCATCGAAGGCAAAGTGGCAGG
This region includes:
- a CDS encoding trypsin-like peptidase domain-containing protein; the encoded protein is MDRETRQHVIYGSVFAVSIILIVSFFTIQINGLRTQLNEGLSSLTAKLESSLSKEASLREQSDAKAAKDIEDLSKSLAQKESQISTLSGDLSSLRIESQQQFTSLEENIKSVKIENQDFSAIIDDVVQGVVGIRTDSKQGSGFIADSEGYIITNYHVIEGARAAAVLTHDGENHRVRLVDFNPDADIAVLKIDGSFASLGFTDSDEVEIGQKVIAVGSPGGLDFTVTQGIISAKRQNDGNSYIQIDVPINPGNSGGALVTIEGKVAGVNSLKLAGFEGVGFALASNQVQEIIEPMIAADKARVAQLP